The Streptomyces sp. NBC_01275 genome has a segment encoding these proteins:
- a CDS encoding glycosyltransferase family 39 protein has protein sequence MMARELHTVLKPVPPARAAQSPPRARRAWLVPLLTVVLLAQMAAAMVTTAVQQTPTIDEPVYVAAAAEYLHEHRVRLNPEHPPLGKLVVAVGVALADPRGTADLPDDQGAAGRRLLYESGNDPWRLMLWARLPVIVLTLLFGLVVFAFARDLAGPAPALTALALYAFSPDVVAHGSLATLDVPAAGFVLTSAWLLWRARGDRPRLWLPLAGAALGAGLATKMSALPAVPVLLALAVLSLWPKRWRRALLGAAVVAAAAVAVVWASYLVVDPRLSWDPQQAQAPVVHGLRGLLVDVLPFPESYRDGMRIQFGLENQPWQGFLFGHVYTGSHWYYLPVALTVKTPLGMLALWSAGAVALVTVGRLRPAAPYVLLPAGVLLAAAMTGSRDFGTRYAVFLPMFLAVAAGCVLTVRRRWVTAVTGALVAFVAVSSLRTYPYYLPYSNEAFGGPAQTHLRLHDSNVDWGQDLGRLADRLRERYPGERVWLVYKGSGVPSYYGIHASDPRRAPLDEVRGLLVVSDSAAAKARGRLAQLIDSSRAVDEVGHSITLYRR, from the coding sequence ATGATGGCGCGCGAACTGCACACGGTCCTCAAGCCCGTTCCTCCTGCCCGGGCGGCCCAGTCGCCCCCGCGTGCCCGCCGTGCGTGGCTGGTCCCGCTGCTGACGGTCGTGCTGCTCGCCCAGATGGCGGCCGCGATGGTCACGACGGCGGTGCAGCAGACCCCGACCATCGACGAACCCGTCTACGTGGCCGCGGCCGCGGAGTATCTGCACGAGCACCGCGTCCGCCTCAACCCCGAGCACCCGCCGCTGGGCAAGCTCGTCGTGGCCGTCGGGGTGGCGCTGGCCGATCCCCGGGGGACCGCCGACCTCCCCGACGACCAGGGAGCGGCGGGCCGGCGGCTGCTGTACGAGTCGGGCAACGACCCCTGGCGGCTGATGCTGTGGGCGCGGCTGCCGGTGATCGTGCTGACGCTGCTGTTCGGCCTGGTGGTGTTCGCCTTCGCCCGCGACCTCGCCGGGCCCGCCCCGGCGCTGACCGCCCTCGCCCTGTACGCCTTCTCCCCCGACGTCGTCGCGCACGGCTCGCTGGCGACGCTGGACGTCCCGGCGGCGGGCTTTGTGCTGACATCGGCGTGGCTGCTGTGGCGGGCCCGCGGCGACCGGCCGCGGCTGTGGCTGCCGCTCGCCGGGGCGGCGCTCGGCGCGGGGCTCGCCACCAAGATGAGCGCGCTGCCCGCGGTGCCCGTGCTGCTGGCCCTGGCCGTGCTGTCGCTGTGGCCGAAGCGGTGGCGCAGGGCCCTGCTGGGGGCGGCCGTCGTCGCGGCGGCCGCCGTGGCCGTCGTCTGGGCGTCGTATCTGGTGGTCGATCCCCGGCTGAGCTGGGATCCGCAGCAGGCGCAGGCCCCCGTGGTGCACGGGCTGCGCGGGCTCCTGGTCGACGTCCTGCCGTTCCCGGAGTCCTACCGGGACGGCATGCGGATCCAGTTCGGGCTGGAGAACCAGCCGTGGCAGGGCTTCCTGTTCGGGCACGTGTACACCGGCTCGCACTGGTACTACCTGCCGGTCGCCCTGACGGTGAAGACCCCGCTGGGCATGCTCGCGCTGTGGAGCGCCGGGGCCGTCGCGCTGGTGACGGTAGGGCGGCTGCGGCCCGCGGCGCCGTACGTGCTGCTCCCGGCCGGTGTGCTGCTGGCGGCGGCGATGACCGGGTCGCGGGACTTCGGGACGCGGTACGCCGTGTTCCTGCCGATGTTCCTCGCGGTGGCCGCGGGGTGCGTCCTGACGGTGCGACGGCGGTGGGTGACGGCGGTGACGGGGGCGCTGGTGGCGTTCGTCGCGGTCAGCTCGCTGCGGACGTACCCGTACTACCTGCCGTACTCCAACGAGGCGTTCGGCGGGCCCGCGCAGACGCATCTGCGGCTGCACGACTCCAACGTGGACTGGGGCCAGGACCTCGGGAGGCTGGCCGACCGGCTGCGGGAGCGGTACCCGGGCGAGCGGGTGTGGCTGGTCTACAAGGGCAGCGGGGTGCCGTCGTACTACGGCATCCACGCCTCCGATCCCCGACGGGCGCCCCTGGACGAGGTGCGCGGGCTGCTGGTCGTGTCGGACTCGGCCGCGGCCAAGGCCAGGGGGCGGCTGGCGCAGCTCATCGACTCCAGCCGGGCCGTCGACGAGGTCGGGCATTCGATCACCCTCTACCGGCGGTGA